Sequence from the Capsicum annuum cultivar UCD-10X-F1 unplaced genomic scaffold, UCD10Xv1.1 ctg80258, whole genome shotgun sequence genome:
attggttttagttatgagagCTGtggaaatttataaaattgaactagaCTTGAATTATTACATGATGTaaagaagtatttgaaatacaatggtctgatttaatgaataaagggagtcggtgttccccaatgtgtattaatgaacaaagggagttgttctccccaagttaatggaaattgcTTTGGCAAGTGAATGAGAATGTGTGACaactattttaattgggctctaataagggttgtgtagctgagttatgaaagtggaggtccgagtgaTCGATACTGCAATTCATATTTGTCGATGCGGGGGTCAAAATGACCAGGGAGGTTCACATCCCtcttattattatatcatgattaggGATGTTTGAGTCCCCTGTAAATTATTGTataatcgggtgcttaagtcaccttgatataTGTTGGAAGGTTCGAGCCCCCTaggtacatatatataagattattatCCGGTTCATgtagctacacacactggggctcAACTAGAGGGTGAGAGATGGGgcacatatagcccatgggtaagATTATATGACGATTGaactacacaatccaggttaaggttttgaaaagcatgttaagccttgttccctatcctggtaataacatatatatatctatgtatttgCATTCGACTATATGCACTGgcttttaaatgattttaattattgctatattattatattatccttatccccgagttTCATGCTAGAGTTTACCTTGCTAACCATCTCTAGATGtagtatccccacacgatgcaggaaaTGGCCATAATTCTAACTTTTCTGCACTTTGACAAGGATATGGGATCAGCTCGtaagtcagactgaagtggtgagcttccatactttggaggGCCCCATTTCATGCTTTGGTTTATTTCATGTTTGGACTATTTCTTTGGacttggttttgtctatggtcgggggcatgtcctaactggatattctttgatttgtttagaggctttgttggactacttgGGCATGGACGATGTCGGTATCGGTGTttgcattggcattggtattggtattggttggatgtttggttgtaagcagttggttttggttatagacttattataatggtttttattcttgatattcttttatcttattatatgttctgAATTAATCCAACACGAAGTGTAAGGTTGGCGATAGTTTGGGTATTGGGGGTcgtctccagtcctggttggacttgagatacccaacacgGCCAAGCCTGGGTTCGGGTCATGTCatattagtatcagagcctaggtttggtatcATTGGATGTTCGACAAAaatcgtgtcgagtagagtctctgtTATGGGTGTATAGCATTCCATATTTCAAAGTGGAGGCTATgagaaatttaggaatgtttccctttctcgTTCTTTTGTTTTAAGCTATAAAATCTAAGGTCTCGAGTCTCTCTAATTTacgtttgtttgctttttagatcatgcctccctgatgattaaagctcatggaaactcctctatcccgaTTGAGGATAATACTGATGGGACACGCTCTGCTTATAAGGTACAAACCCGGTCTAGGAGTACAGTTTCTTATTACTCTCCTGGAGTTCTGCTGGTCCTCTCTAGTCCTTCTCGAGCTCCTCAGGCTGATGTGATGAATGcagaattttgtcagtctattcatacagtcgggggcatgtcccgactgaaTATTCTTTGGTTTGATTAGAGTCTTTGTAGGACTACTTTGgtcatgggcggtgtcggtatcgatattggtattgacattggtattgatatagttggatgtttggttgtaaatggttggttttggttataaactTGTTATAATGGTTTTTTTCTTGATATTATCttaacttgttatatgttcgaaattcatctggCGTGAAGTGTAAGGTGGGTGATGGTTTGGGAATTAGGGGTATTTCCGGTCTTGGtttgacttgagatacccaaTACAACTAGGCctgggtttgggtcatgtcatattggtatcagagcctagttttggtgtcattgtctGTCCGATAAAAGTCGGGTcgagtatagtctcttttatgggtgtataacGTCGCACTTATAAGGGCTAcaagaaatttaggaatgtttccatttctttttgttctgtttcaagctatagagtctaaggtcttgagtctCTCTATCCTATttgttcgctttttagatcatgtctccctgacgatctgaagctcatggaaactccctTGTCCCGCTTGAGGACAACACTGATGGGACACGCcctacttatggggtacagactcagTCTAGGGTCTAGTTCCTAATTACTCTCCTGGAGTTCTGTCGGTTCTctctagtcctcctcgagctcctcAGGCTGATGTGATGAATGCAAAAGTTTGCCAGTTTCTTTATATGTTGGCTCAATTGGTAGTTTCTCAGTCTAAGTATGCAACTTATATTAcaccatcttctgaggccataagggttggccagtttatgaggttgagttctcCACTGGTGTTATggttgaagaggatcctcagggttttattgataagatggagaaTATCTTTTGgattatgcatgctactaacgTGAGGGTGTAGAATTAGCAgcctatcaattgaaggatgtagtataccaatggtatgaggaatgggaacaaTCTAGGGGAGATGATGTCAAATCACACTATAGGATAATTTCTCTAATGGTTTTCTGGACTACTTTTTTAACCAGGAATTAAGGGCGATGAAAGAAAAGAGTTTgataatttgaagcaaggtaggatgatagtcaaggagtatgccttgaagtttcattagttatCCCAATATTCTCCCGAGTTAGTGTATAGCATAAGGGATATAATAAGGAAGTTCGCCTCTGGATTGTCCtatgatttgattctagagagtaaggctaacttgttgaataaggatatggacatctccaaatTGGTTGTGTGTATGAAGcaggttgaggaagagaagaaaagatAGGCAGAGATAGGGGAAAGACAGAAtgagaagtttagattttctaatcAGGGTGGAGGCTAACAACAGAGTAGTAGAGATGATGGAAAGTGATTTAAAAAGAAGTGAGGGAGCTCTGGTTTTTATTCTATGGCTAGTGATCCTTTTACGAAGCCATCAGGTGATCATTATTCCCATGATAATAGGTTTAGGGCaaagggtgcccaatctcaggctggTGGGGGTCAATccgctccatcatatcctccttatagattctGTGAGCAGATGCACCATTGGTTTTATGAAGAAGGGAGGAACaggtgttttaaatgtggttagaATGGTCATCTGCAGAGGGATTATCCTTCTAAGGTTACTTCGGGGGTAAAAGAGATTTTTATTGCCACTTCGTCAgttcctgcaccaaagggtgctacttctacttcTGGTATCGGTACTCGCCAAAATCACTTGTTTGTTCTTGTTACCCGCCAGGACTCTGAGTCATCtttcgatgttgttactggtatgttacgaCTCTTTTatcgtgatgtgtattgcttgcttga
This genomic interval carries:
- the LOC124895158 gene encoding uncharacterized protein LOC124895158, with the protein product MASDPFTKPSGDHYSHDNRFRAKGAQSQAGGGQSAPSYPPYRFCEQMHHWFYEEGRNRCFKCVPAPKGATSTSGIGTRQNHLFVLVTRQDSESSFDVVTGMLRLFYRDVYCLLDPGSTPFVAVHFSSTR